tcattcagatctaggatgtgttattttagtgttccctttatttttttgagcagtgtattaactCTGAATCTGGTTGTATTAGTCCGATGAATATTTCTAAACAAACAATGTATAGCTTCAACATGTTTAAAACGGTCATGCCGATCTCAACGACTGTCTCTTTTAGTTATGCTGTAGATCTGTCATTCaaattgaaagcaagtctaagaagcggtagatctgttctatgtgcactatttctatgcttcccggtttagatggtacaatgattctctacactatacttgcttgttttgtcacataaaatgAAATTAAGCGAACTACTAGAATttcagcaaccaggaaatggcggagcggtTTAATTTTTTGAACCACTGTTGGCATTTAGAAGCCCTTGATTAAAGCCACAAACATTGACATTGTAtgggggatggggctggggcttGGGAAATGTAACcacagagctatggatgccagGGTTGACTGTCCATGAGATTGAAATGATAGGTTTGAATGTTTACAAATACTCACAtgacaacaaaaacataaacaatggagtaaaatAAACTTCTATCTTTCATTAAGACATTTGCATTATATCAGTTCCCACATATTTAGGTGACTTATTGTGGGAAATGGGACTGACATTTGTATTTCTCTTGAGAAAGAGAACAATTGATTCAGTATAATATCGGCAGTTCAATGTTTAAACTCACTTTCCTGAAATGTGCTGATTATTATCATGATAAAAAACAGCATTTTGTGTTTTTGTATGGCACTCCTAGACGGTAGACTAATAAAAGGTAGACTCCTAAAAGGTTTACTCCGAAACGGTAAGAAATGGTCTCTGTTCTCTACATTCCTGCTTCCTCCGTGTGTCTTCAGCTGGTCCTCAGTGCCATGGGCACTCCTTTATGGTAAGTCACGATAGTACAAAAAAATGTTATGACGATTGCAGACCTGCTTATTCATCAGGTTCCAGAAAATGTGAATAACAAAACCCCATTGCTGTCCGTATAAAAGCCCCCTCGCAGCTCCAGGTCGTTGGACAGAAACCCACAAACAACATCAAACATGGGCATGGTATGTACAGATCAGCCAAATGTGGGTCAACCTGTCAGTCCTCTAACGCAACACAGTCATATTCATCTGGGATTCAACTAAAGGAACAGCAGACAGCTTGAAATGGGATCAAGATAAACAAAGATGATTAACTAGATCATTACATATAGCAGGGTGACTGAGTCTTTTCAGGCATGATGAAAGCAACAGCTTAGTGTCACAAATCTTGTGTATTAGTAACAAAACTTCACAGAACTTCAGAAAATAACTTTAGAAAGTGAATTGAACGTTTGATGTGTGGTCTCTTTTAGATAATTTCTATGAGGACAGGGACTTCCAGGGCCGCTCTTATGAGACCAGCCAGGACTGCCCTGACATGTCCTCTGACATGTCTCGCTGCCAGTCCTGCAGGGTGGAGAGCGGCTGCTTCATGGCGTACGAGCGCCCCAACTTCATGGGAAACCAGTTCTTCCTGAGGAGGGAAGAGTACTCAGACTACATGCATATGGGAATGAGTGACTCGGTCCTCTCCTGCCGTATGATCCCTCAGGTAGGAGAAAGTCTCAGTGATCCACATAACTCAATACAATATCTCTGGGGATATTTTATCATCTGTGTATTTCTGCTTAAACCAGCttgatttgatgtgatttatTAGGTTCCCCATTAGCCGATACCAACGACGacatctagtcttactggggtccgacatatagcgaaaaatacattacagacaaaaaacTTTACAATTGACATCCTGTAACTGTAATTtcctatgtacagtgccttgcgaaagtattcggcccccttgaaatttgcgaccttttgccacatttcaggcttcaaacataaagatataaaactgtattttttgtgaagaatcaacaacaagtgggacacaatcatgaagtggaacgacatttattggatatttcaaacttttttaacaaatcaaaaactgaaaaattgggtgtgcaaaattattcagcccctttactttcagtacagcaaactctctccagaagttcagtgaggatctctgaatgatccaatgttgacctaaatgactaatgatgataaatacaatccacctgtgtgtaatcaagtctccgtataaatgcacctacactgtgatagtctcagaggtccgttaaaagcgcagagagcatcatgaagaacaaggaacacaccaggcaggtccgagatactgttgtgaagaagtttaaagccggatttggatacataaagatttcccaagctttaaacatcccaaggagcactgtgcaagcgataatattgaaatggaaggagtatcagaccactgcaaatctaccaagacctggccgtccctctaaactttcagctcatacaaggagaagactgatcagagatgcagccaagaggcccatgatcactctggatgaactgcagagatctacagctgaggtgggagactctgtccatatgacaacaatcagtcgtatcttgcacaaatctggcctttatggaagagtggcaagaagaaagccatttcttaaagatatccataaaaagtgtcgtttaaagtttgccacaagccacctgggagacacaccaaacatgtggaagaaggtgctctggtcagatgaaaccaaaattgaactttttggcaacaatgcaaaacgttatgtttggcgtaaaggcaaaacagcccatcaccctgaacacaccatccccactgtcaaatatggtggtggcagcatcatggtttgggcctgcttttcttcagcagggacagggaagatggttaaaattgatgggaaaatggatggagccaaatacaggaccattctggaagaaaacctgatggagtctgcaaaagacctgagactgggacggagatttgtcttccaacaagacaatgatccaaaacataaagcaaagtacagttttatatctttatgtttgaagcctgaaatgtggcaaaatgtcgcaaagttcaagggggccgaatactttcgcaaggcactgtatattggttTGGCTTGCTTGTGTTGTTTTATAAACTAATGTGATTTTCTTCCGGGAAATCGCGATCTCCAAACACCTCTAATTCATGTTACAATAGATGCTGTAAGGAGCTATTGATGTCTACACAGATACAGTTGAATATGACAGAACATTTAAAATCAATGCTATGTGGTATGTGGTAATAATATGAAACCTTAATAATACACAAGTCTTAATTCATCTAGGTTCCAAACGGGATTTAACAGCCATGACAAACTTAATTTTCCCTCCACTTTAGCAGAGAGCAACACTTACTAAGAGCAACTCGGTTTAAGTGCCTTGCCTAGGTGCAcattggcagatttttcacctagtcggtgCTAGGATGCAAAACCAGTGACtttctggttactggcccaacgctcttaaccgctaggctacctggcaCACTTTAATTGGAATTACAGATGTAAAGGAGTGGTGATTATGAGCATGATTTATTTTGCACAACAGCACAGAGGATCCTTCAGGATGAGAGTCTACGAGAAGGAGAACTTCAGAGGTCAGATGCACGAGATGATGGAGGATTGTGAGTCCTTCCAGGACCATTACCGCATGGCCAACTGCGAGTCTACCCAGGTCATGGAGGGACACTGGCTGATGTACGAGCAGCCCCACTTCAGAGGCAGGATGATTTACGTGAGGCCCGGAGAGTACAGAAACCTCAGGTAGATGGGAGATGCATCATAGAATCCtgttagggtagcctagtggttagagcgttggactagtaactggaaggttgcaagttcaaacccccgagctgacaaggtacaaatctgtcgttctgcccctgaacaggcagttaacccgctgttcctaggctgtcattgaaaataagaatttgttcttaactgacttgcctagttaaataaaggtaaataaataaatacatattttaattTGTAGCCCTTTTCAATTGTGAAACACGTAGTGGAAATGCAATAAAATACCATCTAAGAACATTTTTGTATCTGCCCATCTTTATTGTAAATTATTGTGGTTTTTGTTGTAttttctgatttatttagaatttaatgACTTTGGTTGTTCCTCTCAAAATACAAGAGAAAATGATTTGTCCACTTGGCTGTAGTTGATTCCCCAAGGCAAACCGTGGGTATTTAGTTCCCTTACTGAGATACTTCATCGATATGTTTTGTCAGCATTATATTTTTCAagtcaatttatttatttcaaaaaaTTTGGGTTGCTTCAGATGTGCTATAAAatcaaaaatcacattttaagtgAAATATAACATGATGACGTGACTTATCAATAACATTTAAATACCATTTCAATCACATTCAGATTATGTATCACTGTTTGAATAAGCATTGGATCAAAACAAAATGACCAAATAGCATGAAAAGTTATGAAAGACTATTTCAAATACAGTTGTATTACTTATGGATAAATTAGATTTTCTGGCAGCACAGCTCTTTAGAGTTGAAAAAATACCAATGCAAATGTTGTAGCTACTATAAAATAGGTGTACATATAttagtttttttgttttgatTTTTACTCAGATCATTGGACTATGCACTTAGGCTTCAAGAAACAAAtggaaatatgttttgttttcaagGCCTAGCTTACATTGAACAATAAGCATCCATAAACTTAACCTTGCGGAACACCAAAAGTTGAATTTGGTGTTCTGCAAGGTTCAGTGCTTGGATCCTTACTATTCTCTCCATATATGCCATCCCTTTGAAATAACCCGTAAACAATGAATGCTATTTCATTGCTATGCAGATGAAAGACAAATCTACTTGTCAATACAATCAGAGGATACATTAAAGACAAAGTATTTTCAGCACAGGCTACAGCCAGTGATTTGATTGGGCTTTAGGTATACAGTTTTATCTTTTATGATGCCCTCTGAAATGCTATATATTTGATAGCAATGGTGCTTGGCCCTCTTAATTGATGCTTTTAGGTATTTTCTCATTTTCACAGATAGAATAAATGTTGTATACCATGTCATATCATATATTATACAATGTAAGTTATATTTCAGAATGAAGAGGAGGTATGTGATGATCAAGTAAGACAAATACTGTACCTAGTGTTTTTGCATTTATTTGAACAATTGACAATCAGATGATTTAGCATATGTCGGTGATACGCCTCATGCTCATGAACCTCATGCCCTTGGCCCCCATGCCCATATCCTTGAAGCTCCTGTACTCTCCAGGCCTCATGTACATCATCCTGCCTCTGAAGTGGGGCTGCTCAAACATCAGCCAGTGGCCATCCATaacctgggcagactggcagtcAGACATGCGGTAACGATCCTGGATGGAGTCACAGTCATCCATCAGCTCCATGCTCTGACCTCCAAAGTTCTCCTTCTCGTAGATCTTCATTTTATAGGATCCTTTGTGCTGTTGGTGgagaattttttaaaatgtttattaattCCTAAGTATGACAGTTTTAGAAGCCTACTTTGTAATTTCAAGGAAGAAATGCTATTTATTACCATGGGGATCATACGACTGGACCTGATGCAGTCGCTCTGGCTCATGCCCATCAGGCGCTGGTTGTCGGGGTACTCTCCTCTTCTGACCAGCATTTGGTGTCCCATGAAGTTGGGGCGCTCGTAGACCATAAAGCAGCCGTTCTCAACCCTGCAGGAGTTGCACCTGCTCAGGTAGGAGGACATGTCGGGGCAGTCCTGGCTGGTCTCATAGGAACGACCCTGGAAGTTCTTGTCCTCGTAGAAGGTGATCTGTAGAAAGGTTTTTAGAATGCTATACAACACCTACGCAGAATTAAGGTGCAGACACACATCAAAAGCAGTCATTTAGTTAGAATGATATGAACATTTAATTAAATGCCACCTACCCTGCCCATGGTCATGGTGGCTGTTGGTTGTTTAAACTTGATTGTAAATACTTGTGCCACCCTTGCCCTTTTATACTTTGTTAGATGCCCACAGCATATGTAACCACATTGTGTTCAATTCCTGAGTCATCACCATGTAATCTACTGTAAACTAAAGCAGGTTCAATATGATTGGTTTTAGTAGTGTTTGCATAATATTTTAAAGAGTTATTATACCGTAGTAAACTAAACATGTAAATGTCTTGCCTATGTCTTTGATGATCATGGAACGTTAACTATAATTCCTAACTCTAAACAATTCGTACATCACCTAGAAGTAGAGATGGAGGTTGGCACACTGCCAACTGTGCCAACTGAGCAAAGCAAAAAGCCGCTTCACTGGGACACCGAGTATTGGTCTGCCCCTATTTTTGCTACGTTGCAGGAAATAACTCTGTGATACCTGGGGTTGCAATCTCATGACACCTGTTGCTAAAGTTTTCCATTTTTGGCCACAGAAAGTGCACGCAATTGTGATTATAACTTCATTGTTGGTACTAAATTGAACACTTCACACTTAAAATGTACCAAAAGAAAAAACAAATTAAAAAGGATTGCAGTCATTCCTATTTGTACTTGTTTTGATTAAGGATCCCAAttacttcctgccaaggcagcaactactcttcctggggtccattacttcctgccaaggcagcaactactcttcctggggtccattacttcctgccaaggcagcaactactcttcctggggtccattacttcctgccaaggcagcaactactcttcctggggtccattacttcctgccaaggcagcaactactcttcctggggtccattacttcctgccaaggcagcaactactcttcctggggtccattactTCCTAAAGTACAATATACCCTAGTCTAAGCTAAATCACTTGGAGTCAATAGTAATGTGTTGAATGCAAGCATtatgtaatatatttttttaaatgattcagTTCAAGAGACAGAGTTATTGTATTTCCTCAAATACCATCAACATAAGCAGGGTTGGGAAGACTTTGTGAACGGATTTAATGAAGATCGCTTGGTATCCCATCCTCCCCAAGTGCCATTATTGGCACCAAAGGAATTACAAATATTTCCATTTGATTCTATTTTGTTTTGTGCTTTTCTGACTTATTTTAAGCAAAATACAATGAAGTTCCCGAGGTTTGATATGACTATTTTTACACAAAATTATTGAAAAACATAAGAATTAGATGAAACATTACAACAAAGTAGGTTGAAGAaaagaattatatatatatatataaaaataacacTTAAACACCTATTCAATCTTTAAATGATTTCTGGTACCATCCCCAGGGTCCATATACTTCCCCTTCACTCCCCCttgaagaatgtgtttgtttcaTATGATTTgcgtattgatgtgtatatagatgtgtaattgatgtgtatatagatatgtatatagatatgtatttttatattttactacgcaagtcagttaagaacaaattcggcctaggaacagtgggctaactgcctgttcaggggcagaacgacagattatgtaccttttcagctcgggatttgaacttgcaacctttcggttactagtccaatgctctaaccactaggctaccctgccaccccagtgcaATTGATGtgtgtatagaggtgtatagtgtaattgatgtgtgtatagatatgtataaTGTAATttatgtgtatatagatatatatagtgtaattgatgtttATAGAAGTGATGGGCAGgtcgtcactgtaaataagaatttgttcttaattgactaacctgtataaataaaggtaaaaacaaaaaaaagacagAACAGTCAATACATTCGCTGCCCCCATGCACCTGTTCCCCATAGCAGCGGGTTTCAGTTGGCACTGCCCCAGATGCACACAATCTGGAATAATAACCATTTACAGACTGATTTAACAAACTTTACAGCACGCTATGCTGTGTTGCTGAGTTAGGCATTAAAAACAATGGACCATAGATCATTTAGCAATCAAGTTGAGTATAAAAGTGACAGGGGAGGATGAGTGAGCAAAGTACCAGTGTTGTCAGTGATAGGAGACGTCATGGGCAAGGTAGGATAACTATATATATTGTGGACTTCCATGGGTAGGTCAAAGACGCTGACACAAACAATTCAATGCGTTATTAAGTAAAAATCATGTAAATTCCAAAATACAGAAATGTGAGTGAACACACCTAGATCGAGTTCACATTTATGTATGTGATCATATTTTAATAACtttataaaaaaaacaacttcCTAGATCATCTTCTACGAGGACAAGAACTTCCAGGGTAGTTCCTATGAGGCCAGCAATGATTGCCCTGAGCTGACCTCCCACCTGAGCAGGTGCAACTCCTGCAGGGTTGAGAATGGCTGCTTTATGGTCTACGAGCACCCCAACTTCATGGGACACCAGATGCTGGTCAGAAGAGGAGAGTACCCCGACAACCAGCGGCTGATGGGCATGAGCCAGAGTGACTGCATCAGGTCCAGTCGTATGATCCCCATGGTAAGAAGAACTAACGTGTCATGGTTCAATTCAGTGTGTTGTTTATTTCATTTACCACACATGGATAAGAAATTCCAATCAAATTCTCCAAAACAGCACAAAGGAAACTTCAGGATGAGGATCTACGAGAAGGAGAACTTCGGAGGTCAGATGCATGAGATGATGGACGACTGTGACTCCATCCAGGGGCGTTACGGTATGTCAGACTGCCAGTCCTGCAACGTGATGGACGGCCACTGGCTGATGTACGAGCAGCCCCACTTCAGAGGCAGAATGATCTACCTGAGGCCTGGAGAATACAGGAGCCTGAGGGATATGGGCTTGGGCCCCGTGGACATGAGAATCGGCTCCATCAGACATATCATAGACTCCTGTTAAACCCCCATCAAACTCCACCTAATCCTAATAAATATATGCTTTTATCTGTTGTAAGACTTTTGCTCTTTTACTCCCTTCACAACACGTGTTCAGTATTGTACTTGTCAAATAGTGTAGTCTTCATGTAGGAGCCTTACATCAATAGATACTGCATTAAGAGTTCCCTTTCATCCAGATCTCGCATACTTGAGATGtacaattcaaatgtattttttaaaggaTTGTACTCTAGGTTTGAGAGATGTTCTGGTTAGGGTTCCATCCCGAGAATAAATCCATTTTTCTCCCAGGTAACCCGGTATTTCCCGCCAAAACCAGAAATGTAATTCTAAAGCTTTATAAAGCATTATAAATCATATAAATGTCTAGATTTGATTAGAGCTTTAATCAGCATGAACATTAAAATCTGATGCTATCTGAACCTGATGTGCcatatattaaatacattattaTCAGCCCTACTAACaacatttaatgagcccaagcCCAAAGAAGCCCAAATGATTGTGCCGTTATCCAATACATATGTGATATAGGCACATTACGCacgacagaaaaacataaaagccaATAGATGTAGCAAGCTATATATGTtctcttgggtaaataaattaaacaagCTTCAGTAGGCTAAACTTTTTGAGTAtcaactgtattactgtactgtattatactgtattttatggACTGGAATTATACACATCATTCAAACAATGATAAAGAATAAGAGAAAATGCAATACTGGTGCAGCACATGTTACCTATGAAGGTACAAGTATTGGCTAGCGAATTTGATTTTAATTCTGAAATACTGCATAATAGGGCTTATTTGTAAAATTAGCAGGCTGACGCatataatacagttgaagtcggaagtttacatacaccttagccaactacatttaaactcggtttttcacaattcctgacatttaatcctaggaaaaattccctgtcttaggtcagttaagatcaccacttattttaagaatgtgaaatgtcagaataatagtagagagaatgatttatttcagcttgtatttctttcatcgcattcccagtgggtcagaagtttacatacattcaattagtgtttacatacattcaattagtatttggtagcattgcctttaaattgtttaacctgggtcaaacgtttcaggtagccttccacaagcttcccacaataagtggggtgaattttggcccattcatcctgacagagctggtgtaactgagtcaggtttgtaggtctccttgctcacacacactttttcagttctgccaacaaacgttctatgggattgaggtcagggctttgtgattgccacttcaataccttgactttgttgtccttaagccattttgccacaactttggaagtatgcttggggtcattgtccatttggaagacccattttcagccaagctttaactgatgtcttgagatgttgcttcaatatatccaccaaatTCTCCTCACTtattatgccatctattttgtgaagtgcaccagtccttcctgcagcaaagcacccccacaacatgatgctgccactcccgggcttcacggatgggatggtgtttttcggcttgcaagcctcccccttttacctccagatataacaatggtcattatggccaaacagttctatttttgtttcatcaaactagaggacatttctccaaaaagtacaatctttgtccccacgtgcagttgcaaaccacagTCTTTTttgtacttttgtacctgtttccagcatcttcacaaggtcctttgctgttgttctgggattgattcacaCTTTTCGCGccacagtacgttcatctcaaggagacagaacgcgtctccttcctgagcggtatgacggctgcggggtcccatggtgtttatacttgcgtactattgtttgtacagatgaacgtggtaccttcaggcatttggaaattactcccaaggatgaaccagacttgtggaggtctacaatttcttttggctgatttcttttgattttcctgtgatgtcaagcaaagaggcactgagtttgaaggtagtccttgaaatacatccacaggtacccctccaattgactcaaattatgtcaattagcctatcagaagcttctaaagccatggcatcattttctgaaattttccaagctgtttaaaggcacagtcaacttagtgtatgtaaacttcagacccactggaattgtgatacagtgaattataagtgaaataatctgtctgtgaacaattgttggaaaatgacttgtgtcatgcacaaagtagatgtcctaaccgacttgccaaaactatagtttgttaacaagaaatgtgtgagtggttgaaaaacgagttttgatgacttcaacctaagtgtatgtaaacttccaacttcaactgtacctttcACAATATTTCCCCGAATGTTATtagcctcctctttctctctctgttgttgctTCATTCCTTTCTCGCTTTCAACAGTTAATTGAAATATGTTTCATTGTCCTTATCTTCATCATTCAAATGACGTCCTTGAATAATACAGGACTAGAATTAgatgcagaaggctttcacttctcttcatGAAGATTGAATGGTTacgggtctgaataaataactgctatatccgtgagttctattggctgctgtatttaacattcagcaaaaaAATAGGTTGCGTCCCTGTTCAAATTCTTTATTGATATCAGAAATGCAAGACAAAAATTATGTCTagcaagctattctagtctagcttttccGTGAAAGAGAGCTCAGCCGTGCACTGATTTAAAGCAATGAAAGATATTCCAGTTATAGGCTGTTCTAAAACTCTGCAGCTGCAATAAAACATA
This portion of the Oncorhynchus tshawytscha isolate Ot180627B linkage group LG26, Otsh_v2.0, whole genome shotgun sequence genome encodes:
- the LOC112224867 gene encoding gamma-crystallin M3-like, with translation MVSVLYIPASSVCLQLVLSAMGTPLCLDNFYEDRDFQGRSYETSQDCPDMSSDMSRCQSCRVESGCFMAYERPNFMGNQFFLRREEYSDYMHMGMSDSVLSCRMIPQHRGSFRMRVYEKENFRGQMHEMMEDCESFQDHYRMANCESTQVMEGHWLMYEQPHFRGRMIYVRPGEYRNLR
- the LOC112225604 gene encoding gamma-crystallin M3-like, which gives rise to MTMGRITFYEDKNFQGRSYETSQDCPDMSSYLSRCNSCRVENGCFMVYERPNFMGHQMLVRRGEYPDNQRLMGMSQSDCIRSSRMIPMHKGSYKMKIYEKENFGGQSMELMDDCDSIQDRYRMSDCQSAQVMDGHWLMFEQPHFRGRMMYMRPGEYRSFKDMGMGAKGMRFMSMRRITDIC
- the LOC112225606 gene encoding gamma-crystallin M3-like → MGKIIFYEDKNFQGSSYEASNDCPELTSHLSRCNSCRVENGCFMVYEHPNFMGHQMLVRRGEYPDNQRLMGMSQSDCIRSSRMIPMHKGNFRMRIYEKENFGGQMHEMMDDCDSIQGRYGMSDCQSCNVMDGHWLMYEQPHFRGRMIYLRPGEYRSLRDMGLGPVDMRIGSIRHIIDSC